In Kiritimatiellia bacterium, a single genomic region encodes these proteins:
- a CDS encoding DUF3999 domain-containing protein, with protein MRVAFPVEARLSSKGNRVPACLAFGVGARVRAAFLGISLCASIVVPAIAAPDPSIYKWRAPILEPVVSGSLYRAMVPLHLFDGSRAFPADLRLIDENGEDVPFFIDFESGLNELIDLPLRAVNLPEETPPDLDDQATYWEVGTPGAPLHHLLLELDGPAARAAIRVYGRKTLTNNWRLITETNWSNLEHGAWPPVGLGDAAVRYLKLHLETSEGGEQPALEAIRAQTHVHYLYFQPSRNGRLWVYYGSDAPGFPIHDLKHRLSKGQLAAALHSAIGPREENPHRVGADLREYAQLLLLTTLAICAVLAAGLLLKRMRPN; from the coding sequence ATGCGCGTTGCTTTTCCCGTTGAAGCTCGCCTTTCGTCTAAGGGAAACCGAGTGCCGGCCTGCCTGGCGTTCGGAGTCGGGGCGCGGGTGCGGGCTGCTTTTTTGGGGATCTCGCTTTGCGCATCCATCGTCGTGCCGGCCATCGCCGCGCCGGACCCTTCCATCTATAAATGGAGGGCGCCGATCCTTGAGCCGGTGGTCAGCGGTTCTCTGTACCGTGCGATGGTGCCGCTCCATCTGTTCGACGGCAGCCGCGCCTTTCCGGCCGATCTCCGGCTGATCGACGAAAACGGCGAAGATGTCCCGTTTTTCATCGATTTCGAGTCGGGCCTGAACGAACTCATTGATCTGCCGCTGCGGGCGGTCAACTTGCCGGAAGAGACGCCGCCCGATTTGGACGACCAGGCGACATATTGGGAGGTCGGAACTCCCGGTGCGCCGCTTCATCATCTGCTGCTCGAATTGGACGGCCCGGCTGCCAGGGCTGCAATCCGCGTTTATGGCCGGAAAACTCTGACGAACAACTGGCGGCTGATAACGGAAACCAACTGGTCAAATCTTGAACACGGCGCCTGGCCGCCAGTCGGCTTGGGGGACGCGGCCGTCCGATACCTGAAGCTGCATCTCGAGACGTCTGAGGGGGGAGAGCAGCCGGCGCTCGAAGCGATTCGCGCGCAGACACATGTCCACTATCTGTACTTCCAGCCGTCGCGCAACGGCCGCCTGTGGGTTTATTACGGATCGGATGCTCCAGGTTTCCCGATCCATGATCTGAAGCATCGACTGTCGAAGGGCCAGCTTGCCGCGGCGCTTCACTCGGCGATCGGGCCGCGGGAGGAAAATCCGCATCGGGTTGGCGCTGACTTGCGCGAATACGCCCAGCTTCTCCTTCTGACAACTCTGGCGATCTGCGCGGTCCTTGCCGCAGGGCTCCTCCTCAAACGCATGCGCCCGAATTGA
- a CDS encoding GspH/FimT family pseudopilin, with translation MKQRAGFTLAELLIVMGIIAIIFAVAIPRFEDIGRGGKMRAALNELRSTLGLARQWAIANREDVFVVLPDDFSAVYSGLPTNEYAKALRSYAVYTRNRGYIKDWTYLPLGVYFVDNYNSALASNRTGGCINPSRNVFRSSTIYSGSQAIPFPTAGSTTKNLNALRFSPQGWAQENAGGTFVDFDFYLAEGVALEGLAGRVVNIVWKDNPVVWRIAVNPMTGVLRTYDCSQL, from the coding sequence ATGAAGCAGCGCGCCGGTTTCACGCTGGCGGAGTTGCTGATTGTCATGGGCATCATAGCCATCATCTTTGCCGTCGCCATTCCGCGGTTCGAAGATATCGGGCGCGGTGGCAAGATGCGCGCCGCTCTCAATGAGTTGCGTTCGACTTTGGGGCTGGCCCGCCAATGGGCGATCGCAAACCGGGAAGACGTCTTCGTCGTTTTGCCCGACGATTTTTCCGCTGTCTACAGTGGGCTGCCGACGAATGAATATGCGAAAGCGCTCCGATCCTATGCTGTGTACACCCGAAATCGGGGCTATATCAAGGATTGGACGTACCTGCCTCTCGGCGTCTATTTCGTGGATAACTACAATTCCGCGCTGGCATCCAATCGGACCGGTGGATGCATCAATCCCTCCCGAAATGTCTTCCGAAGCTCTACGATTTACAGCGGGTCTCAGGCTATCCCATTTCCAACTGCCGGGTCGACGACCAAAAACCTGAATGCTCTTCGATTTTCGCCCCAAGGATGGGCGCAGGAGAATGCCGGTGGAACGTTTGTAGACTTTGATTTTTATCTCGCGGAAGGAGTCGCGCTCGAAGGCCTCGCCGGACGAGTGGTGAACATTGTGTGGAAGGACAACCCGGTAGTCTGGCGGATTGCTGTCAATCCGATGACGGGCGTCCTCCGCACGTATGATTGCAGCCAATTGTAA